The stretch of DNA GAGCCAGGATGCTGGATTCGTTTTTGGGGCTTTTTACAGCCTGACGAAGTTCATTTTTGGAAACCAGCTGGCTGGCAGTGCGGTAAAGAGACTCTCCGGTAGAGCGCTCCAGCCTTTTTTCTACCAGGTAGGAGCCGCCGGAGGAAAGCAGCAGAAAGCAGATTCCGCCCAGCATAAAGTACAGGATCAGCAGTTTAGTATAAAGATGCAGTTTCATGAATCCTTTACCTCAAATTTGTAACCGATTCCCCAGACTGTGGAAAGAGCCCAGTTTGGGTTATCCTTGATCTTTTCACGGAGACGTTTGATGTGAACGTCTACGGTTCTGGTATCACCAATGTATTCATAGCCCCAGATGTGATCCAGAAGCTGTTCTCTTGTGAAAACCTGATTGGGAGAAGCTGCCAGGAAATAGAGAAGCTCCAACTCCTTTGGCGGCATATCGATCTGGTGTCCCATATAAGTTACAGAATAGTTGGTTAGGTTGATCACCAGATCCGGATAGGAAACACATTTTTCCTTTGGCGCGGCAGACGGAGATTTTACATGAAATCTGCGCAGTACCGCACGGACACGTGCCACCAGCTCTTTGGAGTCAAAAGGCTTGATGATGTAATCATCCGCTCCAAGCTCCAGTCCCAGGACTTTGTCAAAGGTTTCTCCCTTGGCGGAAAGCATAATGATCGGTACATCGGAGGTGTGACGGATCTCACGGCATACCTGGTATCCGTCAATGCCCGGAAGCATGAGATCCAGAAGGATCAGATCCGGGTGAAAAATATGGAACTGCTTCAGGGCTTCCTCGCCGTCATTTACGATCTTAGTCTCAAAGCATTCTTTTGTGAGATAGAGAGCAACCAGCTCTGCAATGTTGTTGTCATCGTCAACAATGAGGATTTTCTGTTTTGTAGCCATGGTTTCAGCTCCTTTTTTATTTCTTGAATTCTACAATGGTCACGCCGGCATCGCCTTCTCCGAATTCGCCGAGACGGAAGGAAGCTACGTGCTTCTGGCGCTTCAGGTAATTGTGGACACCTTTGCGGAGGGCACCGGTACCTTTTCCGTGAACGATACGGACGGATTTCATGTGTGCGATATAGGCGTCATCCAGATATTTATCCAGCTCTGCAACTGCCTCATCTACGGTTTTTCCGAGAAGATTGATCTCTGTGGAAATGCTGGCTGCCTTGGACATACGGATCTTTCCGGCACCGGTGCGCTGCATGGACGGAGTGGTGATCACCGGTTCGTCCACAAGCTCCAGATCGGAGATATGAACCTTGGAACGGATGATACCCATCTGCACAAAGAGATATCCTTTGGAATCCGGATGACTGGAAACTGTTCCCTTGAGATTCAGGCTGAGCACCTTTACGGTATCGCCAAGAGAAAGATCGGATGGTTTCAGCTGTTTTTTTGGCTTTTGCTTCTGCTGTTTGGAAGACATTCCAGTTTCGGCTTTTGACATACGTTTTTTCAGGTTCTGGCGCTCTTTTTCCACGGAAGCGGTATCTACGTGATCCTTCTGGAATTTATGGAAAAGCTTCATGGTCTGATCTGCGTATTCCTTGGTATCGCGGAGAATCGCATGTGCCTGTTCATTGGCTTCTCTGAGAATCCGCTCTTTACGTTCATCCAGCTTTTCTTCTTTTTCCTGAAGGGATTTTTTCAGATCTTCTACCTGTTCTTTATAACGAGCAATTTCAGCACGCTCGTTTTCGATGGTGACACGGCTCTGCTCCAGGGATGTCAGAACATCTTCAAAAGATTCATCCTGCTCGCTGATCTGTTCTTTTGCTTTGTCGATGATGAAATCCGGAAGCCCTAGCTTGGAAGAAATGGCAAATGCGTTACTTTTTCCCGGAACACCGATCAGAAGGCGGTAGGTCGGACGTAAGGTTTCTACATCGAATTCACAGCAGGCATTTTCCACACCCGGAGTGGAGAGGGCATAGATCTTCAGTTCGCTGTAATGTGTGGTCGCCATGGTACGGATACCCTGCTCGTGAAGATGTGACAGGATCGCAATGGCAAGAGCGGCACCCTCTGTAGGGTCAGTACCGGCACCAAGCTCATCGAAGAGGACCAGGGAATCCTGATCTGCGGATTTCAGGAAGGAAACCACGTTTGTCATATGAGAGGAGAAGGTACTTAAGGACTGTTCAATGCTCTGCTCATCTCCGATATCAGCATAAACCTCGCGGAAAAGTGCAAGTTCGGAACGATCGAGCGCCGGGATATGGAGACCCGACTGTCCCATCATGGTAAGAAGACCTACGGTTTTCAGAGAAACAGTTTTACCACCGGTGTTTGGTCCGGTGACAACCAGGAGGTCAAAATCATCCCCGAGACGGATGTCAATAGGAACGGCTTTTTTCTTATCGATCAGTGGATGACGGGCCTGGCGAAGCCGGATCCGGCCTTCTGTGTTGAAAATAGGTTCACTGGCGTTCATGTCCATGGCAAGTGCAGCACGGGCAAAAATAAAATCTAGCTGTACCATGATGGAAAGATCTGCGTGAATAGCTTCCAGCTCAGCAGCTACCTGCTGGCTTAAGGATGCAAGGATCACTTCGATCTCTTTCTGCTCTTTCAGCTCCAGCTCGCGGATGTCGTTGTTTAGCTTGACAACAGCCATGGGCTCAATGAAAAGGGTGGAGCCAGTGGCTGACTGGTCGTGGATCATACCGGGAACCTGGCCTTTATATTCAGCCTTTACTGGGATACAGTAGCGACCGTCACGCATGGTGATAACGGAATCCTGAAGATAATTCCTAGCACTTCCTGCAACCAGAGAAGAAAGCTGGGTGTGTATCCGGTCGTTGGTGGCTTTGATGCTGCGGCGGATCTGACGAAGTGTACTGCTGGCATCGTCACTTATCTCATCCTCAGAAAGGATACAGCGGCGGATCTCTGTACTAAGGGGCGTCAGAGGCTCCAGTGCCGCAAACATTCCATCAAGGGAATCAGTCATTCCGTCATCACGATCACTTCTGGAATAGGCCTTTACACGACCGGTATTCTCGAGAAGACTGCAGACAGAAAGCAGCTCCGGTGCATTCAGAGCGCTGCCCACAGTAAGACGTTTTAATGTGCCACGGATATCCTTGACACTGCCGAAGGAAATGCCGCCTTTTTTGAACAGGCGGGCAAGGGCATCGTGTGTTTGTAACTGCATGGACCGGATTTCATCAATGTCCGTGGAAGGGGTGAGCTTCCTGCAGAGATCTTTTCCCATGGGGGAGGAGGCCTTGTCTGTGAGCAGATCTATGATTTTATAGTATTCAAGTGCTTTGTATGCTTTTTTGTTCATTGTTGCTGTAGTTACTCCTTTTTGTTACTTCTGTTGATTCTGTGTTTTTCTGCGCAACACAGGATATGCAAAAAAACACTTCGTTTCCTATTTTACATGATTTCCATAGCAAAGGAAAGTAAAATGTGTTATGATACTGAATAAAGCCCGGAAGTAAATGGAAACCGCGCAGAAATGCAGGGAAGCTCGGACCGGGGTACAGCCAGAGATCGTAAAGAAAGACTGGTTGTGAATGCAAAGTGTGAAGTAGATGCGTTCGTAAGTATGTCCGCTTTGAAAGTAAAAAGAACAGAAAGGCAAGAAATTTATGCGTTTTTTAAATGAATTACATGAAGGAGACAGAGTAAACGGGATCTATCTCTGCAAACAGAAACAGGCAGCTACAACGAAGAATGGCAAGCCTTATGAGAATCTGATCCTTCAGGATAAAACAGGTGTGATCGATGGTAAGATCTGGGATCCCAATTCTCTGGGAATTGATGATTTTGATGCTCTTGATTACATTGAGATCATGGGAGATGTGACAAGCTTTGCAGGCGCCATGCAGCTGAATATCAAGAGAGCACGCAAGGCAGGAGAAGGGGAGTATGATCCGGCAGATTATCTTCCTACCAGTGAGAACAGTGTGGATGATATGCAGAGCCAGCTGCGAGAGCTTATCAACAGTGTGAAGAATCCCTATCTTTCCCAGCTTCTGAAGAAGCTTTTTGTAGAAGATCAGGAATTTATGAAGATATTTGAGGGACATTCTGCGGCCAAGACCGTACATCATGGCTTTATCGGTGGATTGATGGAACACACTCTTGGAGTGACACGTCTCTGTGATTACATGGCGAATGCATATCCGGTTTTAAACCGTGATCTTCTGATCACAACTGCACTTCTTCATGATGTGGGTAAAACTAAGGAGCTTTCTGCTTTTCCGATGAATGATTATACAGATGAGGGACAGCTTCTGGGACATATTGTGATCGGGGCGCAGATGGTACATGATCTTGCAAAAGAGATTCCGGATTTTCCGGAGAAGATTGAGAATCAGGTGATCCACTGTATTCTTGCACATCATGGTGAGCTGGAGTACGGTTCTCCCAAGAAACCGGCACTTGCGGAGGCAGTTGCCCTGAATCTGGCAGACAATACAGATGCAAGGATGGAGACTCTGACAGAAATTTTCCACGCAGACAAAGGCAAAAAAGAATGGCTTGGTTTCAACCGGCTTTTTGAGTCCAATTTAAGAAGAACAGGAGATATTTAATACATGGAATTCCGTAAAAACGATATACTCACTTTAGATATAGAGGATTGCGGAGTTGACGGTGAAGGTATCGGGAAAGCCGATGGCTTCACCGTTTTTGTGAAAGACGCCGTGATCGGAGACCGGATCAAAGCCAAGATCATCAAGGCAAAAAAGAACTACGGCTATGGCCGCCTGATGGAGGTGATCACGCCGTCTCCATACCGTGTGAAGCCTGCCTGCTCCATTGCCCGCCAGTGCGGAGGATGCCAGCTTCAGGCATTATCCTACGAGCAGCAGCTGAAATTTAAAGAGAAAAAGGTTCGTGGACATCTGGAAAGAATCGGAGGTTTTCAGAATCTTGATATGGAACCGATCATGGGGATGGAAGAACCCTATCATTATCGAAACAAGGCACAGTTTCCGGTAGGAAAAAATAAAGACGGAAAGATCATCACAGGCTTTTATGCAGGAAGAACCCACTCCATCATTGATAACCGGGAATGTATTCTGGGAGTGAAACAGAATAAAGAGGTTTTGGATCGTGTGATCGGACACATGGAAAAATATCATGTACAGCCTTACGATGAGACTACGGGAAAAGGTCTTGTACGTCATATTATGATTCGTTATGGCTTCCATACAGATGAGATGATGGTCTGTCTGATCTTAAACGGAGATAAGATCCCTGCAGAAAAGGCTCTGGTGGAATCACTCTGTGAAATTCCGGAAATGACCAGCATTACCATCAATGTTAATAAAAAACGGAATAATGTGATCCTGGGTGATCAGCTTCGTCTCCTTTGGGGACAGTCCTATATAACGGACAGCATCGGAGATATTTCCTATCAGATTTCTCCCCTGTCCTTTTTCCAGGTTAATCCCATCCAGACCGAAAAACTGTATGGAAAGGCTCTGGAATATGCCGGCCTTACGGGAAATGAAACTGTATGGGATCTGTACTGTGGAATCGGAACTATCTCCCTGTTCCTGGCCCAGAAAGCAAAATTCGTCCGCGGCGTGGAGATCGTACCACAGGCCATTGACAATGCAAGAGAGAATGCGAAGCTCAATGGCATTGAGAATGTAGAGTTTTTTGTCGGAAAAGCAGAGGAAGTGCTGCCGAGAGAGTATGAGAAGAATGGCGTTTATGCAGACGTTATCGTGGTAGACCCGCCACGGAAGGGCTGTGATGAGGTGCTTCTGGATACAATCCTTAAAATGAAGCCGGAGAGGGTTGTGTATGTGAGCTGTGATAGTGCGACACTGGCGAGGGATCTGAAGGTGCTGTGTGCGGAGGATTATGAGTTGATGCGGGTTTCTACTACGGATATGTTTCCGCAGGGAGTCCATGTTGAAACAGTCTGCCTTCTGTCAAGAAAATCCCAATAAATCAAAGGTTTCTGCGATTTTGGAAGAAAAATAGATGTGTGTTTCTGTTTCCGAAGAGTGATGATATAATCGGAGATTTACCCCAGGGGATAGGATTTGGGGAATGAGAGATATACATTTTGGCAAAAGTGGTTTTGTTAAAGGAGCGTATGATGAAGGAAATTAAACAGTTCACAACCCAATTTCGAAGAGCGATTGATTTGGCTTTGGAAGCAGGGGAGTTTGATAATGACAGCATATATCGCAGATTTCCACGTGCTTGTTGCGGAGATACGAGTGATTTGTTAGCCCAGTATTTATTAGATAAAGGTATCAAAACAGATTATGTCTGTGGAACATATTGGGGTAAACCGGATGAAAACGGACATCTCATGCGTGGCTGATGGTAGACAAACATATTATTATAGATATCACAGGTGACCAATTTAGTGGCAAGTCTACTTTTCTTAATTATGACAATGGTGCTAGAATATAAATAGTACAAGCCAAAATGAGAAATTCCAAATACACATAAGCATGATATAATAGAGGCATGCTGAAGGAGGATCTCATATGGCAAAGCAACATGACAAACAATTTAAACTTGATGCAGTCCAGTACTATCAGGATCACAAAAATCTCGGAGTACGTGGATGTGCAGAAAATCTTGGCATCGGATACAGCACATTAACAAAATGGCTGAAAGACTTCCGGGAATCAGGTGATATTCCTGTTCGTGGTTCTGGTAATTATGCATCTGATGAGCAGAAGGAAATTGCCCGTCTCAGACGTGAATTACGTGATGCCCAAGATGCACTTGATGTGTTAAAAAAAGCAATCAACATTCTGAGAAAATGACGGAAGCCATTTATCTTGAAGTGTCTGAGAAGACGGAAGCTGCCAAAAAGGCTGGACGCCGGGTTTCCGTCTCCAGAATGTTGAAATTTTTAGGTGTCTCTCGCTCAGGATATCTTGCATGGCTCCACCACGTACCTTCTGATACAGAAAAACGTCGTAAAGCTGTAAAAGCAAAAATACAGGATATTTATGATGATTCCAAGCAGAACTACGGTGCTCCGAAAATCACTGTAGAACTTCGAAAAACTGGTGAAGTCATTTCGGAAAGAACCGTTGGTACATATATGCGCCAAATGGGGATCCGTGCTCAGTGGAGCAAACCATGGACGATCACCACAAAAGATTCCGATTTCAGCACTGAATTACAAAATATCCTTGATGAGCAATTTAATCCTGATCGTCCGAATGCAGTCTGGTGTTCGGATATTACCTACATCTGGACAATAGATGGATTTGTCTATCTGACCAGTGTTATGGATTTATTTTCCAGAAAAATCATAGCCTGGACGCTTTCAGAAACACTGGAAGTATCTTGCGTGATTGATACTATAAACAAAGCCCAAGTTCGCCGAAATATCGATCAACCATTAATTATCCATTCGGATCGTGGCAGCCAATATGTTGCAAAGGAATATAAAAAAGCAACCGAAAATATGTAGCGCAGTTATTCGAAGAAAGCTTTTCCGTGGGATAATGCATGCATTGAATCCTTTCATTCTATTATCAAACGTGAATGGCTCAATCGCTTTAAAATTCGCGACTATAAGCAGACATACCAGTTGATTTTTGAATATCTGGAAGCTTTCTACAATACGAAACGAATTCATAGCCATTGCAACTATATGTCGCCAAACGAATTCGAACGAGTGTATGAAAGAACGCACACTGAGGCTGAGCTTCTGGCAGGTTAAAATGGGGAGAAATTTCTCATTTTAACTCGTACTAAATCTTGACATAGGACCAGTCTTCATCCGGCAATGTTAGATGTGCAGGAGGAAATACTTAAAATGTTCCAAACAGCTGCGTATGAACAATATACAGAAATTTTAGAAAGGCAGAGACAGGAAGCCTTGTAGCAGGGGTAAAATCTTTTGGAAAATCCCATTATAAACAAAAGTGATGATAAATATATTGATACTGTGATACACATATTTTCTTTTCAATAGAGATGGTGGTTATATGTTAGAGAAGGAAAAACTAGACGGTTATTTTATAGCTGTAGATGGTCCTAATGGTGTTGGAAAGTCAACACTAATAGAGGCTATAAAAAATAAATTGGAAGTATTGGGATATGCTGTATATATAACAAGGGAGCCCACGGATACTAAACTGGGAAATTTCTTAAGAGAGTTTGCAGAAAAACATTCAGGGATAAGTTTGGCGTGTTTGGTTGCGGCAGATAGATATGAGCATATGACCAATGAAATTATACCTGCATTAGAAGAGGGACAACTGGTTATTTCTGATAGGTATATACTTTCATCACTAATATTGCAAGAAATGGATGGTGTTAGTGCTACTTTTGTGTTGACTGCAAATTCCGAAATAATAAAGCCGGATTTGCAATTGGCAGTGTTTGCAGATGAAAGGGTTTTGCAAAAAAGATTATCAGAACGAGATACATTGACTAGATTTGAAAAAGGGAATCAGTCAAAAAGTGAACTTGATTTTATGGAGAGAGGGATTATAGAATTAAGGAAATATAATATCGATGTTATGAATATTTATAACAATGACAATTTGGAAGAAAATGTAGAAAAAGTGGTTTCTTATGTAGTTAATAACTGGAGGAAGGTATGAAAAAATTTATTCTATTTAACTCTCCTATATTTTGGGATACCACAAAAGAGAAAGAACAGTATTTATCACCACTGGGATTAGGATATATAGCAACATATTTAGAAAAAGCGGGAATAGATGTTACTATTGTAGATTGCGTAAAAGAAAGAAAATCTGTAACAGATATAGCGAATTTTATTAATAAAATGCATCCAGATTATATTGGAATAAACATTTTTACGCAAAATTACGAAATGGTGAAGTTTATTATTGAAAGTATTGAGATCCCATGTGATTGTTTTATCGGAGGACAAGCCGTTAAGAGTATTTATTTTGATATACTTCAATGGGATACCCAAAATAGATTGAACATAATTATTGGTGAGGGAGAATTTATAATACCTGCCCTTGTTTTAGGATTATGCAATCAGATTCCAGAGGAACAAAAGAATCAAAAATTTGTATATAGAGTTAATAAAGATTCGGAATATTTTCCAGAGGATATTTCAAATGTCTTTTTGGATAGGAGGTATTTGGGAAACGAGATAGTAGACAATCATTATGGTGAGAAAGAAATAGCAATCATTACATCGAGAGGATGTGCGTTTGATTGCGCGTTTTGCGGAGGGGCCAGGAGCTTAAATAAAGATGTTACAACCAGAATTCGCACAGAAGAAAGTGTTATAATGGAAATCAAAGAAATACTATCTACATATCCAGATATACAAAGCATTCGAATTTTAGATGATTTGTTTTTAAGAAATGGTAAAAGTATAGATATGGCAAATAATATTTTTTCAAAATTTCCACAGTTGAGTTGGCGAGGAATGGTTCATGTGTTGTCTCTAATTGGAAATATTGAAAAAGTGAAGGATCTCCACAATGGAAGGTGTAGGGAATTGTTTATTGGAATCGAATCTGGTTCAGAAAGAATGAGAAAGAAAATAAATAAGCTTGGTAGTTCAGATGATGTTATAACTGTTTCAAAAGAAATTCTGGAGAATGGAATTGACTTGAAGGGGTATTTTATTTATGGTTTTCCAGAAGAAACAAAAGAAGATTTTCAAAAAACATATGAATTGGCTTCTAAAATAAAAGAAATATCGCTTAAGACTCCTGGAACATTTAGAACCAGTGTGTTCCAATTTAGACCATATCATGGAACGCAGTTATATAATGAAATAGTAAAAAGCACTGGAATTATTCATGGGTGTGAATTTAATAAATCAATAAGTCAATTTGAGGGAAGATCACAGTTCAATTTTGAATTTGGGAATTATAGTGCGGAGATAGATGAAATGTTAAATGAATATATTATAAAAACACAGAAACTTACAGAGGAAGAACAATGATTGAGCAAATACGTAGATGTCAAAAGTGCGGTTTGTGTTTTAACCAAAAACCGCTATTAGATACAGAAAAAGAATGTCAGGTTTTTTGGGTAGGTCTTTCGGCAAAAAAAATGGAATCTGATGAAGAAGTCCCGTTGTCTCCGGAAACCAATACAGGAATGTTGATTCAAAAGATAGAGGAATTGTGTGGAGAGGTAATCACATATAAAACAAATTTAGTAAAATGCCTTCCTTTAACAGAGGAACAAAAATTGCGTTATCCTAATAGAAAAGAAATCGATAGTTGTTTTGAACATTTGGTTGGTGAAATTCAGGCAATGTCTCCGAAAATAGTTTTTTTGTTGGGAGAAAAAGTTTATTCATCTGTTGGAAAACATTTAAAAATCAATTTTGAAAAATGGGATGAATTTGAATATCATTATAAAAAATATGAAGGGACTTATTATGTACCAATTCACCATCCATCTTATATTTACGTTTATAAAAGAAAACGAATGGATGAATATATTGAGGGGGTTGAAAGGATAATAAATCAATTATTATAGTTGTGATGGATATAAAGCGTGATATGTTCCTGCTACAATCGCAGGTATAAAAATGACGGAGAACTAAGTCGGTTGGGGTCTGGGACATATGGCACACTTTTTGCCTCTCGTTTAAAAGCTGAATGATTCGGACTAAAACTTGTAGTGTAGGAAAGTTGATTAGACGGGGTAAATGCTATCCCCCTAATAGTGATACAAACATTTTCGCAAAAGGTGACGGTTTCGCTATTTAGTATAAGAAGTAACTTTCACCGCATGTAGAGACTGTGTGCCTCTTGAGCAACCGAAAACCAGATACCACGGTAAAACTCAGCGTGGATATGGATGATTACTATCGTATTAAAGATGGTAAAGAGCCTAAATAAAACCAAATAATACACTGAAACAAAGCAAGACAGAAGCTGTTGATGCGTTAGAAGATAACGTGTCAGCGGCTTTTTCTTTTTATCTGAAAATCTATTAGTCAAATCTGAAAGGAGTCAATTCTATGGCAAAGAAAAATGTAAGAAATATGAAGGTTTGTGGACAGAGCGGTTATAAATATGAGACGGTTCCGACAATTACATTAAAAGGAAAATGGCTGGAAGAACTTGGATTTCATCTTGGAGATTATGTACAGGTGAAATGTGAAAATGGTCAGCTGATTATCACACCGGATGTGAATAAAGCACAGGAGCAGGAAGCAAAAACAGCATTTATGGATGAGGAGATTAAGAAACTGAAAATCAGATACCAGAATGAAAAAGAAGAAATTACTGCAAAATATGTGGCGGAGCAGAGTGCCGGCTGTTATGGAAAGAAAGCATGAGAGGGGGAGAGAGTATGGCAAGGATTATTATGTGCGGATCATTTAAAGGGGGAGTTGGCAAGACTGCCAGCTCCTGGAACCTGGCTTATTCACTGGCTGAGATGGGAAAAAGGGTTCTGGCTGTTGATTTTGACAGCCAGGCAAATCAGACTACCAGCTTCGGAATTGAAGATCCTGCGGCTGTACCGGTGACGATTGGACATCTGATGATGAATCGGCTGGAAGATGAGGAAGTGCCGGATCCGTCAGAATTTATTCAGAGCAGAAACGGTGTGGACTTTATTCCATCATCCATGATGCTTTCGGCAGTGGACAGTAAGCTACGGATGGAAATGGGTTCAGAGAAGATGCTGGTCGGCATTCTGGAGCCACTGAGAGGGCTGTATGACTATATTATTGTAGACACCTGTCCATCGCTCGGAACATTGACGATTAACGCACTGACGGCGGCTGATGAGGTGATTATTGCTGTCAATCCACAGCTTCTGGCAATGATGGGATTGCAGGATTTTATCCGGACAGTGAAGAAAGTCAGAAGCAGACTGAATGACCGCCTGCAGATTGCAGGGATTCTGCTGACTATGTGTGATGCCAGAACAAATCTCTGCAAGGTAATCACAGAACAGCTGACGGATACTTTTGATGGACAGATCCGGATTTTTAAGAACATCATACCAAACACAGTAAAGGTGGGAGAATCAATTTATTACAGTGAGCCGCTTCTGGAGTATGCACCGGAGAATAAGGCTTGTAAAGCATACCGAAATCTGGCAGAGGAGGTGGTTGGGGATGAAAGCTAATGCACCAAAAAGAAAAGTATTTCAGGACGCACTGGATCTTCTTGCTGAGGATCCGGTGAAGGATACGCCAGTGGCTGTGAATGGGATTGTTTCTATTCCTGTTGAGGAAATCCATCCGTTTCATGATCATCCATTCCGGCTGTATGAGGGAGACCGCCTCGAAGATATGGTACAGAGCATCAGGGAGCATGGTGTGCTGAATCCGGTGATCGTGAGGAAGGCTGCAAGGGGATATGAGATGCTTGCAGGGCATAACAGAACCAATGCGGCAAAGATAGCAGGATTGACGGAGGTGCCGGCGATAGTGAAGACGGATCTGTCTGATGAGGATGCTTATGTGTACGTGATCGAGACAAACCTGTTGCAGAGATCCTTTGCGGAACTGCTTCCATCAGAGAAGGCGGCAGTGCTGGTGGCACGTTATGAAAAAATAAGCAGTCAGGGGAAACGGAATGATATCCGGTAGGAAATTGAGGCTTTGGAAAAAACCTGTGGACACGATGTCCACAAGTCCAGACAGAGAACCTGTGGACATGATGTCCACAAGTCACAGAAGAGCCGTGATGGACTTGGTGAGGAATATGGAATGACTGGAAGGAATATTGCCAGATATATGAGACTGGACCGGCTGATTCCGGAATTTAAGGATGCAGTAGATAAGGGGACACTGGCAATGGTAGTTGCTGTTGATTTGTCTTATCTGAATGTGAAGATGCAGAAGATGATCCAGCAGGTGGCAGAGGCTGAGGGAAAGAAACTGAAACCGAAGTAGGCAGTGGAACTGCGGAAGATGGGAAAGGAGATTACGAAAGAGACGGTTGAGAGTGTTCTGGCGTGTAAAGAAAAGAAGAAGCCGCAGAGTGTGTCAGTGAAACTGCCGGTGGAATTGTATGAGAAGTATTTTGCACAGATGGATGCCGGAGCAGTGCAGGAGATTATGGAGAAGGCATTGGAAGGGTATTTTGGAAAGGAGGCAACAGGTGTTTAGCAGAGAAGATCTTGAATGTCTGGATCCGGGGTATTTTGAGATTATTTATATGGATGACCGGGATGTAACCATCATGTCCCCGGAATACAAGGCATATGTGGTATATACATAATCCAGAATATCCATTGATGGGATCCTGTATCATATTTCATAAGCATAAGGTGTCCCATCCGTATCATCAGCATGGCCGCAGTAATACACTGCGGCAGGCTGTGCGGAGCATTAAGAAACATGATAAATGGCAGTTGGGTGGAAGAAAGATTACAAATTGATATAGTTTGGAAAGGTGTTATCAGAAATGGTAGCGTCTTTTTTATGTTTGGTGTATATCTTTGAAAACAATTTACTATACAAATTGAAAATACATTTATGTCCTAGCATTATCAGCTGTTTTGCAGTAAAATTGAATAATACATTAAGAGTTTATAGGGGGTGCAGGATGGAATTATTATATTCAAATATTCTGCCATTAGGAACAGAGGATGATCAGGAAACAATAATGGACTGCTTTAATGAACAGATGAAAATAGCTGACAGAGTCGAAATCGCAGTTGGATATACTTCTAATGCATCACTTGCCGAATTAGACAGG from Blautia sp. SC05B48 encodes:
- a CDS encoding helix-turn-helix domain-containing protein; the encoded protein is MAKQHDKQFKLDAVQYYQDHKNLGVRGCAENLGIGYSTLTKWLKDFRESGDIPVRGSGNYASDEQKEIARLRRELRDAQDALDVLKKAINILRK
- a CDS encoding 3'-5' exoribonuclease YhaM family protein, which codes for MRFLNELHEGDRVNGIYLCKQKQAATTKNGKPYENLILQDKTGVIDGKIWDPNSLGIDDFDALDYIEIMGDVTSFAGAMQLNIKRARKAGEGEYDPADYLPTSENSVDDMQSQLRELINSVKNPYLSQLLKKLFVEDQEFMKIFEGHSAAKTVHHGFIGGLMEHTLGVTRLCDYMANAYPVLNRDLLITTALLHDVGKTKELSAFPMNDYTDEGQLLGHIVIGAQMVHDLAKEIPDFPEKIENQVIHCILAHHGELEYGSPKKPALAEAVALNLADNTDARMETLTEIFHADKGKKEWLGFNRLFESNLRRTGDI
- a CDS encoding IS3 family transposase, which produces MTEAIYLEVSEKTEAAKKAGRRVSVSRMLKFLGVSRSGYLAWLHHVPSDTEKRRKAVKAKIQDIYDDSKQNYGAPKITVELRKTGEVISERTVGTYMRQMGIRAQWSKPWTITTKDSDFSTELQNILDEQFNPDRPNAVWCSDITYIWTIDGFVYLTSVMDLFSRKIIAWTLSETLEVSCVIDTINKAQVRRNIDQPLIIHSDRGSQYVAKEYKKATENM
- the rlmD gene encoding 23S rRNA (uracil(1939)-C(5))-methyltransferase RlmD codes for the protein MEFRKNDILTLDIEDCGVDGEGIGKADGFTVFVKDAVIGDRIKAKIIKAKKNYGYGRLMEVITPSPYRVKPACSIARQCGGCQLQALSYEQQLKFKEKKVRGHLERIGGFQNLDMEPIMGMEEPYHYRNKAQFPVGKNKDGKIITGFYAGRTHSIIDNRECILGVKQNKEVLDRVIGHMEKYHVQPYDETTGKGLVRHIMIRYGFHTDEMMVCLILNGDKIPAEKALVESLCEIPEMTSITINVNKKRNNVILGDQLRLLWGQSYITDSIGDISYQISPLSFFQVNPIQTEKLYGKALEYAGLTGNETVWDLYCGIGTISLFLAQKAKFVRGVEIVPQAIDNARENAKLNGIENVEFFVGKAEEVLPREYEKNGVYADVIVVDPPRKGCDEVLLDTILKMKPERVVYVSCDSATLARDLKVLCAEDYELMRVSTTDMFPQGVHVETVCLLSRKSQ
- a CDS encoding response regulator transcription factor, with translation MATKQKILIVDDDNNIAELVALYLTKECFETKIVNDGEEALKQFHIFHPDLILLDLMLPGIDGYQVCREIRHTSDVPIIMLSAKGETFDKVLGLELGADDYIIKPFDSKELVARVRAVLRRFHVKSPSAAPKEKCVSYPDLVINLTNYSVTYMGHQIDMPPKELELLYFLAASPNQVFTREQLLDHIWGYEYIGDTRTVDVHIKRLREKIKDNPNWALSTVWGIGYKFEVKDS
- a CDS encoding endonuclease MutS2, whose amino-acid sequence is MNKKAYKALEYYKIIDLLTDKASSPMGKDLCRKLTPSTDIDEIRSMQLQTHDALARLFKKGGISFGSVKDIRGTLKRLTVGSALNAPELLSVCSLLENTGRVKAYSRSDRDDGMTDSLDGMFAALEPLTPLSTEIRRCILSEDEISDDASSTLRQIRRSIKATNDRIHTQLSSLVAGSARNYLQDSVITMRDGRYCIPVKAEYKGQVPGMIHDQSATGSTLFIEPMAVVKLNNDIRELELKEQKEIEVILASLSQQVAAELEAIHADLSIMVQLDFIFARAALAMDMNASEPIFNTEGRIRLRQARHPLIDKKKAVPIDIRLGDDFDLLVVTGPNTGGKTVSLKTVGLLTMMGQSGLHIPALDRSELALFREVYADIGDEQSIEQSLSTFSSHMTNVVSFLKSADQDSLVLFDELGAGTDPTEGAALAIAILSHLHEQGIRTMATTHYSELKIYALSTPGVENACCEFDVETLRPTYRLLIGVPGKSNAFAISSKLGLPDFIIDKAKEQISEQDESFEDVLTSLEQSRVTIENERAEIARYKEQVEDLKKSLQEKEEKLDERKERILREANEQAHAILRDTKEYADQTMKLFHKFQKDHVDTASVEKERQNLKKRMSKAETGMSSKQQKQKPKKQLKPSDLSLGDTVKVLSLNLKGTVSSHPDSKGYLFVQMGIIRSKVHISDLELVDEPVITTPSMQRTGAGKIRMSKAASISTEINLLGKTVDEAVAELDKYLDDAYIAHMKSVRIVHGKGTGALRKGVHNYLKRQKHVASFRLGEFGEGDAGVTIVEFKK